The genomic stretch CTTGCCGTAGGTCTGGAGATGTTCGTGCCAGCGTTTTGCCAGATACGGGTACAGCTCGGTCGGCATCGCGCGGGCCGGATGAATGTCGCAATCGGCGATCGCGGTCTTGACGCTGGCGGCGGGCGCCTGCTCCGGACGGTCGCGGAACTGGATGTTCATGGCGTCGTCTCCTTGATCGCTGGCTGCTTGAGGCGGCCGTAAGTCGCGAGCGGATTATCGATCATGATCTTGCGCACAAGATCTGGCGAAATCCCGTCCGGCAGCACCTTGTCGCCATCGAATTGCCAGTGCGGATAGTCGGTCGAGAATAGGAGCAATTCGTCCGACTGCATATGGTCGAACAGGCGATTTAGCGTGGTCGGGTCCGGCGGCGCGTCGACCGGCTGCAGCGAGAAGCGGATGTTGCTACGCACAATTTCCAGCGGTGCGCGGTCGACCCAGGGCGTCTCCATCCGAACCCCGCGCCAGAATTTATGCAGCCGCCACAGATAGGCCGGCAGCCAGGTGAAGCCCGATTCCAGCATCACCATCTTGAGGTTCGGGTGCCGCGCGAACACGCCCTCGACGATCAGGCTGGTCAATTGGGTCTGGAACGCCTGCGCCTGGGCGACGTAATCCTCGATGTGATAAGAGCCCCAGCCGACCGAACTCGGCGGGTTGTGATAATTGCTGCCGGCGTGGACGCCGATCGGCAGACCCAGCCGCTCGGCCGCGGCATAGATCGGCCAGTAGGCGCGCTTGCCCAAGGGGTTGTCGCCCATGACCAGCATCAGCACCTGGACAAAGCGCTTGTCTTTGGCGCAGCGCTCGATCTCTGCCACCGATTTTTCGATGCTCTGCACGGGGATCACGATCGAGCCGCGCAGGCGCGCGTCCTTGTCGAGCCATTCCTTCACCAGCCAGTCGTTCAGCGCGCGGCAGAACGCATCCGCCATATCCTCGCTGAACACCATCTGCACGCCGTACAGCGGATTGCAGATGCCAAAGCTCACGCGATACGGGTCGAGCGCCTGCCGCTTCATGTCCTCGAGGCTCGATCCCGGCTTGCCCTGCGCGGGCCGCCAGTCCGGCCGCGCCGAGATCGGCGAATTGACCGGATAGGATTGCGAGATCAGGTCGGTCATGCCGCGCGTCGTCACCTGGTCGCGCCAGTAATCGTTCATATACGGCAGCAGGCTGGTGAGATGCGGCACGGCGGGATGCAGATCGCAATCCACGCCACCCGCGATCGGTGCGGTCATGATGTTTCCTCGTTTGGCCACGCACTCACGGCATCTTGCAGGCCGCGCCGCCTGGTTCTTGCAGCGCATTCAAGCAGGCTCGCCCCCGCGCCGCAACTCGGCAAACGCGGCCCTCATGTGCTAGGACAACATGGCGACAGGACAATTTGGGCGCTGGGGAGCATTTCATGATTCGGACTGGATTAGCCGTTGTTGCGACCGCCGCGCTGCTGACCGGAATTGCGGGCGCCCAGCAGCAAGCGCCGCCCGCCGCACCGCCCCCGGTCGATTTCTCCAAGGTCGAAATCAAGACCACCGACCTCGGCGACGGCGTCTATATGCTCGAAGGCCAGATGCTTGGAAGTATTGGCGGCAACATCACCGTGGCGACCGCGCAAGACGGCATCATCATGGTCGATAGCGAGTTCGCGCCGCTGCATGACAAGATCAAGGCCGCGATTGCCGTGATCTCGAACCTGCCGGTCAAATACCTGATCAACACGCATTTTCACGGCGATCACACCGGCGGCAACGAGCCCTTCGCCAGGGATGGCGCCCTCGTCGTCTCCGAAGTCAACGTCAAGACCCGGCTCGCCGCCGGGACCACCAACGGCCTGACCGCCGCCAGGACGCCGCCGGCATCGGCCGGCGCGCTGCCTGGGAAGACCTATACCGGCGCGTTCAAGATCCGGATGAACGGCCGCGTCGCCGACCTCAAGCACATCGCCAACGCCCATACCGACGGCGACACCTATGTCTGGTTCAAGACCGCCAACGTGCTGTCGACCGGCGACACCTTCACCAACGGCCGCTATCCCAATATCGACTTCGCCAATGGCGGCAACATCAAGGGGATGATCGCGGCCACGGACGCCTATCTCAAGCTGACCAACGCCAGGAGCCGGATCGTGCCCGGCCACGGCCCGATCGCCGACAAGGCCGCGCTTAAGGAGTACCGCACCATGCTGGTCACCGCGCGCGACCGGATGGCGGAGCTGGTGAAGGACGGCAAGAGCGAGGACGACGCGGTGGCGGCAAAGCCGTTCGCCGATCTCGATGCCAAATGGGCGCCGACCGAACTAGCCAGCAAAAATTTCATTCGCGTGGTCTATCATTCGCTCGCCGACAAGCCTGCCGCCGAGAAGAAACCCTTGCTGAAACGAATCCTGCACCGGAGTTGAGATGAAAGAGCTGGTTACGATCGCCGAGAAAATCGCCGCCAAACTAATCGAGCGGAAACAGACCATCGCGGTTGCGGAATCCTCGACCGGCGGGCTGATTTCGGCTGCCCTCCTCGCAGTGCCCGGCGCATCCGCTTATTTCCTCGGCGGCGGCGTGATCTACACCCGCGACGCGCGGCGGATCCTGATGGACATTCCCGACGACGCCATGAAGGGCATCCGCTCGGCGTCCGAGGCTTACGCAAAACTGCTCGCCAGCCAGATGCGGCAACGCTTCGCCACCGACTGGGGCCTGTCGGAAACCGGTGCAACCGGGCCGACCGGCAACCGCTACGGCGACGCCGCCGGCCATAGCTGCATCGCGGTGGCAGGGCCGAACGACGCGGTGATCACGCTGGAAACCGGCAGCGCGGACAGGCAGGCGAATATGCAGAGCTTTGCGAGCGCGGCGTTGAATTTGCTGCTGCAGAATTTGTCGCGGTGAAGGGCGCATCGTAGAGCTGTCATGCCCCGCGCATGCGGGGCATCCAGTACGCCGCGGCTTATCGGCTCCATCGCTGACGTCTCTGGAATACTGGATCACCCGCATGCGCGGGTGATGACGACTGAAGGTGTGGCGCCATCGAACGCATCATCCGGCTTCGCGTCCCCGCGCCGGGATACGCCCGGGGTTGTGCAAAAATCTTCCGGCTAATCCGCCTAAAGTCTAGCGCAGTTCCCGGCATCGATTGGAACCGTCAACGAAGCTACGCGTTGCTGCGCAAAGGCCTGCTGCGGCCTGTCTCAGACGGGGGTTGTTGCGGAGGAAACGCTCATGGCAACACCCGGTGTTCACACCACCTCCCTCAGCCCATCCGAGCATCAGGTTCAGCTTCGCCGCGCCGTGGTTGCGTCCACCATCGGCACCGCGATCGAATGGTATGATTTCTTCCTCTACAGCACCGTCACCGGCCTGGTTTTCGCAAAACTGTTCTTCCCGCATTCCGACCCCTGGGTCGGCACGCTGGAGGCGTTCGCGATCTACGCGGTCGGCTTCATCGCGCGCCCGATCGGCGCCGCCATTTTCGGGCATTACGGCGACCGCATCGGCCGCAAGGCAACCCTGATCGCGACATTGCTGTTGATGGGACTGGCCACAGCCGCGGTGGCGATCGTTCCGACCTACGAGAGCATCGGCATCTGGGGCGCGGTGCTCCTGACCGCCCTGCGATTCATCCAGGGCGTCGGTGTCGGCGGCGAATGGGGTGGCTCGGTCCTGATGTCGATGGAATGGGCGCGCGACGACCGGTCGCGCGGACTGATCGCGTCATGGCCGCAATTCGGCGTGCCGTGCGGACTGTTCCTTGCCAACCTCGCGGTGCTGGCGTTCAGCCAGATGTCGGGGGAGCAGTTCCTGAGCTGGGGCTGGCGTATCCCGTTCGCGCTCAGCCTCATCCTGGTCGGCGTCGGCCTCTACATCCGGCTCGGCATCCTGGAAACCCCGGTGTTCGCCCGACTGCTGGCCGAGAACAAGGTCGAGCGCACGCCGATGCTGGCAGTGATCAAACAGTACCCCCGAGAGATCCTGCTCTCCGCATTTGCGCGCATGGCCGAGCAGGCGCCATTCTACATCTTCACCGCGTTCATCTTTTCCTACGGCATCGGCACCCTGCACGTGTCGCGCGACTTCCTGCTGACCGCGGTGATGTCGGCCTCGGTGCTGTCGTTTGTCGCAATTCCCCTGTCCGGTCATCTGTCCGACCAGATCGGCCGCAAGAACATGTACATGATCGGGGCGGCGGCAACAGGCGTATTCGGCTTCATCTATTTCGCGATGGTGAATACCGGATCGGAAGCGATCATGTTCCTGGCGATCTTCGTTTCCCTGATTCCGCACGACATGATGTACGGACCGCAGGCGGCGCTGATTGCCGAAAGCTTCACCGGACGGCTGCGCTACAGCGGCTCGTCGCTCGGCTACCAGCTGGCATCGATCATCGCCGGCGGCCCGGCGCCGCTGATCGCAACCTGGTTGTTCGGGTCGTTTCATTCGGCAACCGCGATCGCGGTCTACATTGCGATATGCGCCGTCATCACGCTGATCGCGACCGCGCTGATGACCGACTACACCGGGAAAGATATCAGCGGGGCGGGCGTGTACGGACAGCGGGATTGAGGCAACCGGCCAGGAGAGATCATCATGAAAAAATGGCGGAAAGAATCGGTGCTCGATTTGTACAATCTGGTGCTGGCGATGTTCCTGTTCATGTCGCCATCGCCATCGCAGGTGTCCGGGACGCACTAAAACCCGCAGCGAGAATTCTCAACCGGCGTTCCGACTCCCGGTTTAGTACGGGGTCGGGTTCCCTCTGAACTGGCATGATATTCGCATTTTTGATTGCACCGGACGCTTCCTTCCCTGGAGATCAAATGGGTGAAGTCATAAAGTTCCCGAAACCTGATCGCGACCGCAACGAGGCGCGCCTTATTGAGGAGGCCCGCGCGATATACGAGAGCGTGTTTCCGACGGAAAAGGGCCCCGCCGGCGGGCCGCAGGACGCGCCCGCACCGGCCTAGCTGCCTCGTTCGGATCGGCGGGCTCGCAAGCGGCCGGTTCCCGTCGTTGGCGAATGCGCCGCCTTCGCGTTGAAGGGCGCGCGCCTCTCATCGACTCGTCGACACGCCCGGCATGATTTGCCGAAGCGGTTCCGGCCCGACCGAGATCTGACCGGTGAACGGCCGGTCATGCGCGGCGATCAGCAGCACCGAGGCGGCCACGCCGGTCGCGAACAGCATAAGCGCAATCCCGGATGCCAGCCGGTTATCGCAGTGAATGAGAGCGATCGCGAGCAACTCGCAGATCGCCTGCAGGTACAGGCACCACCATTTGACCGGATTGACTTCCGCCTGGCTGATGATGATCCGTTGCCTGCGCGCGTCCAGCGCGGTCCCCAGGGCGCCAATTATTTCCCGCTGCGCGGTCTGCTGGCCGACGCCTGACGGCGTCATCTCGACCACGAGCTGCAGCGCCTCGGCAAGGGCTGCGGGAGACGCCCGCAGCGAGGCGGTTTGGCGCGCCATCATCGGCCACTCCACCGTGACCGCCTGCTCGATGTAACCACGAACGAGGTCCCGCAACCGACCCTCCTGCTCCGCCGGCAGGCCGGCGCCGAGCAGCGTGACGGCGCGGAGCGCGCTGGCTTCGCGGCTTACCGCCGCAGCGGCGCGGTCATTGTCACCCCAGACCTGTGCCGCGGTGAAAGCGACGAACAGGCCGAAGATGATGCCCAGCACCGGCAGCATGCCGGGAGAAATCGCCTTGAACGACTTCGCCCGCGCGTCGGTCGCGAGCGCGCCAATGGCGGCGAACATGGCCAGGGCGAGCAGATAGGTGAAGCCGAAGATCGCCAGCGCCATCAACGGCACCGGCAAATTGTGTAACCAGTCGCTCATTGCGGCCCCCCGCTGCCGTGTCTGGATTCCCGCGCACCGACAGGCCACACTGTCGGGCTGTAGTCAACGAGAGGAAACTCCATGCGTATTGCGGTTGTCGGCGCGGGCGGCGTCGGAGGCGGATTTGGCGCGGCACTGGCCAAGGCGGGCGCCGACGTCACCTTCATCGCGCGCGGCGCCCATCTGGCCGCCATGAAGAGCGCGGGCTTGAAGGTCCAGGGCGGCCGCGGCGAGACCCATCTGGTGCCGACCCATGCCACCGACGATCCCGCCGGAATCGGCAAGGTCGATATCGTGCTGTTCTGCGTCAAGCTGTGGGACGTCGAAAGCGCAGGCGTTGCCATCAAGCCGCTGATCGGACCCGACACCGCGGTGATCCCGCTGCAGAACGGCATCGACGCGGCCGAGCGGCTGATCCCGATTCTCGGGAGCAACGCCGTGATGGGCGGCGTGGCGCAGATCTCTGCGTCGATCATCGCCCCCGGTACGATCCAGCAGGTCGGCACCTTCATGCGCATGATTTTTGGCGAGCTCGACGGCAAGCGCAGCAAGCGGGCCGAGGATTTTCTGGCGCTTTGTCAGAAAGCCGGGTTCGATGCGGTCCTGAGCGAACAGATCCTCACCGATCTCTGGATGAAGTTCGTCCTGCTCGCCACCAACGCCAGCATCACGGCGCTGGCGCGCCAGCCGATCGGCAAGCTGCGCGACGACCCGGAGATCCGTCCGGTTTTCATCGCCGCCCACCAGGAAGTGATCGACGTCGGCCGCGCCAGGGGCGTGGCGCTGCCGCCCAATGCGCTCGACATCATTCTCGAATTCAACAGCCATGCGCCGCCCACCATGAAAGCGTCGATGGCGCTCGATCTCGAGCGCGGCAACCGGCTGGAGCTGCCCTGGCTCGGCGGCAAGGTCGCCGAACTCGGCCACAAGCTCGGCGTCCCGACGCCAACCCACAGCCTGATGTATGCGATGCTGAAGCCCTACATCATGGGTGCGCCCGGCTGACCGCTGCGGCCTTGCTCAACAAAGCGCACAAATTCCCGAGCTTACAGCAACGCCGCAGCCTCCTGCTCCACATCGTATGGAAATATCCATCCTGCCGCCGACATCCATTTGCCCATTCGCCGGTTTCGTTCCGATACATCCTCGTTCTCGGATCGATAGAATCTGCCGGCTTCGCGCGAGGCGGCTTGTACCCGGCTGGTGTGCCCGAGTCGCAATTTTTCGTACGCCTTCAGTCGCGCAGGAACGTCTGCCGGCTTTGCATTTTCGAGCAGAACGGCCAGCGCAAAGCCGTCTTCGATCGCTTGTCCGGCGCCCTGGCCAAAATGCGGCACCATCGCGTGCGCGGCGTCACCGAGAAGCGTGGTGCGCGCCGTCGACCAGTACGGCAATGGTGCACGATCATAGACACCCCAACGAAACGTTTCATCGAGCGCCCCGATTGTTTCCAGCACGGGAGCGTCCCAGCCGATATACTCGGCAGCCAACGCCTTCAGATCGCCCGGCGCAGTCCAGGTCTCTTCGGATTCAAGATCGCTTGGTACGAACGCGACCATGTTGATCAGGCGCCCCCGTGCAACCGGAAAGCACAGGAAGCTGCGCCTCGAACCCATCCACATCTTCAATCCGCGAAGATCTTTCGCCCATGAAAGTCTCTCGGAGCGGATCAAACCTCTGTAGGCCATAATCCCTTCACTCGTCGGATTGGTGGTCAGGCCGACCTCGCGCTGTACGATCGAATGGATACCATCCGCTCCAATGACGATGTCCGCATCTGCGGTGACGCCATTTGCGAAGGCAAGCCCTACGCCGCGGTCGGTTTCCCTGATTCCGGTACAATGATGACCAAAGCGGACGGCACCTGCCGCCTGCGCGTCATTGAGCATATCCAGTAGTTCAACTCGATGGACGTGGTAGCTCGGACTATCGGCAGAAGCAGGCGGCGTCGGAACGGGCTCTCCGCGCGAAGTCCACAATGAAAGGCCCACGCTCCTGGTGCCAATATTCTCGATGCGATCGCGAAGCCCGATGCGCATGAGCAGGCGTGCTGCATTTGGCTGGATCGAAATCCCGGCTCCGACCTCATGGGGCGAGTGAGCCTGTTCGAAGACCGTCACGTTCAAGCCACGCGCCCGTAGCGCAAGGGCAGCGGCCAGGCCACCGATCCCGGCTCCCACGATGGCAATTTGAAGTTTGTCCGTCATTGCATCCGTCCAGGGCGCCCAGCGTCGCTGCCGTTGTCGATCCCTCGGCTCGCTTCGGACAAGGCGCTCAGTTGCCAGCGGGAAAGCTGAGGATGTCGCCGAACAGCACCCATTTGGAGCCGTCGAACCGCGCCATGCTGGCCTGCCGCCATGCAACACGTCTGTTCGGGGAAACATTTATCTTCACGCCGGGAAGGAACAGCGGCAGTTGCAGATCATGGATGCTGATCGCCTGCTTCAGCAGATTTTCGCGAGAGAGATCATCACCGCAATTTTTCAACACTACGACGATCATTTGGGCGCTGGAATATGCAAGGATAGAATCTTCAACCAGTTCTCCCGGCGCCCACTGCGTCATGAAGGCCCGGTACTCCTTCATGTCCCTGTCGTCATCCCATCTCGGATCTTCGGACGACTTCAGCCAGACGGACGTCAGCGCGCCCGTCGAGGCCTCGAGTCCCGCGGCTCGAAGAATCGTTGAAATGCCGCTGACACCGTTAAGTAGCACATGCTGAACCTTCCACCCAAGCTCGTGGACTTTGCGGATCAACTGAGCGGCGAACCGTCCATTGGATGCATGAAACAGCGTGTCGGCGCCCGAGGCTTTCAGTGCCACAACCTGCGAGTCGATCGTCGGCTCCGTCACATCGTAAGCCGCCTCCTTCACGATCATGGTCGCGGCCTTTGCGCCAAGCGCAGCCTTGAAACCCGCTAGATTGCCCTTGCCGAGGTCGTCGTTCTGATAGATCACCGCCACCCTCGCATCGGGCTTCGATTGCAGCAAATATTCCGCATACGTCCTGGTTTCGACCAACTGGGACACACTGAACGTCGTTGTCCAGGGCAGGTTCTCAGGATCGTCGAGCTTCGGCGTACTCGCGAGCAGCAGGACTTGCGGCACGCCCTTGCTGTTGAGATATTTCGACGTGGCGAGGCTTGTCGGCGTTCCAATTGACCCCATGACAGCAAGAACCTCGTCGCTTTCCACCAGCTTGCGCGTTTGTTCGACCGTCTTGGGCGGCGAGAATGCGTCGTCGAGCGAAATCAAGGTGACCTTACGACCATTGATGCCACCGGACGCATTGACCTTCCTTAGATAGGCCACTTCAACGCGGCCAAAAATGCCAAGCGACGAGAGCGGGCCGCTATAGGGCGCGGTCTGCCCGATCTTGATCTCCGTGTCGGTAACGCCCGGACCGTACGCCTTTTGCGCTATTGCGCCGGATGAAACGCCGACCGCAAGCGGGATCGCCGCAGCCGCGAGGATCATTGAAAGCTTCATCATGTAAGCCCTATAGTCCCTGAGTTTTCGAGGCCCTGAACGCAGCACGGGGCCTCGAACGCTAATGAACGATATTGCGGAGCGCGTCCCGAAATCTTTCCGAAATTTTCCGAAAGCAACCTTGGCGGCCAAACTTTATGAAGCCATCCCGGCAGATGATTGCGATCGGAAACCATGCGGTGGATTTCTCCCGCGAGGCGCTGATCGACCAGAGCGGCTCCATTGTTCCGCTACGCCCGCGGGCCTGGATGGTGCTCAGGTTTCTCGCTCTTCATGCCGGGCGGTTGGTCGGCAAGGACGAACTTATGGACGAGGTCTGGGCCGATTGCGAGGTTACCGAAGACTCTCTCGTTCAGGCGGTTGGAGACGTTCGCCGGGCGCTGGGCAAGGCTGGGCGAACGGCGCTGCGCACCTTGCCACGCCGTGGCTACATGCTCGTCACAACCGAGAGCCGACCCGGAATTGTTCCCCAAAACACGCTGACGAGCATTGGCGATCGCCTGGACGCCAAGGCCGCGAAGCGCTTTGTCGGGCGAGAGAGCGAACTCGCGCTGCTTCGCCGGGCGATTTCGCCGGACCCGCCAAGCACGGCGCTCTTCTTCGTGCACGGCCCAGGCGGCATCGGCAAGACCACCCTGGTGGAACGTCTGCGTGCCGAGGCAGCAGTCGAAGGGATCATCTTTGTCAGGATCGACGCCACAGGCGTGTCCGCCGAGCCAAGCGTCATACTGGCTGCCTTGGCTAACGCCCTTGGTCTGAGTGAAGCCGCCGCCACGATCGAACAACTGGTAGCGGGGTTTTCACGCCGCAGCGTGCTGGTCGTCGATTCGTTTGAAGCCCTGGAGCCGATCAGCGGCTGGGTACGCGACACACTGCTGCGAGCGCTGCCTTCGCATGTCACCGTGCTATTGGCCGGTCGCCAGGCGCCTGACACACGCTGGACCGCGCACCCGCTTTGGTGCGACGCCATGCACTGTATCGGCCTGGATTCGCTGTCACGGGCGGAATCGACTCGTCTGCTGGATGTTCATGGCGTTGCCGCAGACGCGCATTCGGCGGTGCTCGACCTCTGCCATGGGCATCCGTTGGCGTTGCTACTGGTTGCCGACGAAGTGCGGCGGCTTGGCCGAGTCCCGTCGGGATTAAGCCCGGATCTCGTACGGGCGCTGACCAAGCGTTGCGTCGCGCAGGCGCCGACGGCGCTGCACCGTACCGCGCTTGAGGCCTGTGCTCGAACGCGCACCACGACGGTCTCCTTGCTGTCCGAAGTGGTTGACGCGGCGAGTGCGGTCATGCTGTTCGAGTGGCTCGCGGAACAGAGCTACGTCAGTTCAGGTCCCGAGGGACTTTGGCCACACGAGCTTGTGCGTGACGCCATTGACGAAGAGCTGCGTTGGCGAGACCCGAAAAGTTCGCGCAGGCTCCAGCACGCAGTTAATCGACACTTGATTCGGCAGCTGCAAACAGGCCTGAGCATCTCGCACACCATATTGGAGTTGCAATACCTTGAACGCCGTTCGCCGGTGATGCAGCGCTTCTTCGATTTTTCCGCGCTGGGGACCATCTCGGTCAAGCCTGCGACCGCGGCTGATGCGAGCGGCATCGCGCGCCTGCGGGATGCCGGGCTGCCGCCCGGCGAACGAGCGCTGTTCGATCACTGGCGTCACCACGGTGCAACGCGAACGTTGACGGCGCACCGCCATGGCGATGAGTTGTGTGGCGTGACCCAGATCCTGAGGCTCGACGGGTTGGACGATCTCAGCGCGGCCGCCGATCCGGTTGTCTGCGCCGTGCGGCAGGCGCTGGGTAACGCGCTGGCGGATGGGTCTACATCTTTGATGTCCAGGTTCACTGTGCCGGAGGGCGAGCGGCGTGGACTGAACCCTGCGATGAACGCCCTGCAGATAAGCCATTTTATGCTTTGGGCCACCGAACCGGGTTTACGGTTCTATGTGGTGGTTGCGCTCCACCCCGATCATTTCGCGCCGCTGCTGGAGGGCAGCCGCTTCCAGCGCCTCGCCGGTTGCGACCGTGTCTTCGACGGGACGCCAGTCGGCTGTTTTGTACATGATTGGCAGGTTGAACCCTGGACAGAGTGGCGTGATCGGTTAATCGATCTCTCAGTTGTCGTAGCGTAGGACCGGGGAACCACAGAGTTAGCCAGCAGCGCCGGGCCCGGGCCGATCGTACCTGACAAAGTCCGTTGTTCGCACGAACGCTCACATCTCCTGAAACGCTGAACTTCCGAGCCTTACATCAAGGGTACGGCTGGCTGAGGGTTTCGGACGGTTGGATTGAGCGTCGTGCAGGACTATGATGTGCCGTAGTGTATCCAGGACCGCATCCATGCAGCAGCCATTCGACCGCGCCGCCGAGGATCTCGGCAACTCGATCCATCTCGAACACGTCAACGTCACGGTACCCGATCAGCGGCTGGCGACCTTGTTCTATGTCGCCGGCCTCGGGCTGACCCGCGATCCCTATCTGATGGTGTCCGACACCAATATGTGGGTCAATGTCGGCCGCAGCCAGTTTCACCTGCCGAACGGCGGCCCGCAGGTGCTTCGCGGCCATACCGCCCTCGTCATCTCGGGCCGGCAGGCCCTGCTCGACCGGCTCGCGTCCGTTGCGAAGAAGTTAGAGGGTACTTCATTCGCGTTCAGCGAGCACAACGATTACGTCGAGGCGGTTTGTCCCTGGGGCAATCGCCTGCGCTGCTATGAGCCGGACACCGCGCGCTTCGGGCGCATCACGCTTGGCATCCCCTATGTCGAGTTCGACGTGCCGCCCGGGACCACGCAAGGCATTTGCGCCTTCTATCCGGAGTTCATGGGAATTGCGACCGAACTGAAGAACGGCGACGGCACGGTCGCACGCGCCAAGGTGGGCAAGGACCAGTATCTGCAATTCCGCGAGACCGACCGCGTGCTGCCGGAATACGACGGCCACCATGTGCAGATCTACATCACCAACTTCTCCGGCCCTTATCGCAAACTCAGGGATCGCGGCCTGGTCTCGCAAGAGGACAACCAGTACCAATACCGCTTTCGCGACATCGTCGATCCCGCCAGCGGCAAACACCTGTTCACGGTCGAGCACGAAGTGCGCAGCGCCACGCACCCGATGTACCTGCGGCCGCTGATCAACCGCAATCCGGCAGAGACCAACCGCACTTACGCCGCCGGCCACGAGCAATGGGCGTGGGCGATGGGACCGGACCAGTACGACGAGCGATAGTAAGCTCGTCGTCCCTGCGAAGGCAGGGCCCCATAACCACCGATGCTCGTCGGTTAAAGAAGCCGTCTACCCATGTGCCCTTTTCGCGGGCCGCGGCGTATGGGTCTCCGCTTTCGCGGGGACGACACGATAAACTCACTTCTCCCGGAACGCGCGCATGAACTGGTCGCTGAGCGGCTTCAGCAGGTACGAGAACATGGTGCGGTCGCCG from Bradyrhizobium sp. Ash2021 encodes the following:
- a CDS encoding AAA family ATPase, encoding MIAIGNHAVDFSREALIDQSGSIVPLRPRAWMVLRFLALHAGRLVGKDELMDEVWADCEVTEDSLVQAVGDVRRALGKAGRTALRTLPRRGYMLVTTESRPGIVPQNTLTSIGDRLDAKAAKRFVGRESELALLRRAISPDPPSTALFFVHGPGGIGKTTLVERLRAEAAVEGIIFVRIDATGVSAEPSVILAALANALGLSEAAATIEQLVAGFSRRSVLVVDSFEALEPISGWVRDTLLRALPSHVTVLLAGRQAPDTRWTAHPLWCDAMHCIGLDSLSRAESTRLLDVHGVAADAHSAVLDLCHGHPLALLLVADEVRRLGRVPSGLSPDLVRALTKRCVAQAPTALHRTALEACARTRTTTVSLLSEVVDAASAVMLFEWLAEQSYVSSGPEGLWPHELVRDAIDEELRWRDPKSSRRLQHAVNRHLIRQLQTGLSISHTILELQYLERRSPVMQRFFDFSALGTISVKPATAADASGIARLRDAGLPPGERALFDHWRHHGATRTLTAHRHGDELCGVTQILRLDGLDDLSAAADPVVCAVRQALGNALADGSTSLMSRFTVPEGERRGLNPAMNALQISHFMLWATEPGLRFYVVVALHPDHFAPLLEGSRFQRLAGCDRVFDGTPVGCFVHDWQVEPWTEWRDRLIDLSVVVA